The genomic stretch TCGACATAGCTTTGCATGACTTTAATTTCACTCGGTGCTTCCAGCAGTGCCATGGTCGACAGTACGACTTGCTTGCCGGCCCGATTCAGTTGGGTGGCTATCTCCAACCAGTGCTGCGGCTTGAGTTCACGCCGTTTGGAACAGACGGTTTCCCCCAGGTAGATAATATCCGCTTCACTGCTACTGGCCTGCAGGTAAAACTGCTCGACGTCTTGTTTGGGCCAGAAGTAAAGCAGCGGGCCTAATGCGTATTTCATGCTTTCTCCTTGTAATTACTGCCATTGACGGTGGTAAGCACCGAGTGTGGTTTGAGAGCCTTCCGAGACATTGGCTAATGTTTTCTCCCACTGGCTGTCGACCTGATAGCGCTCAGGGGCAGCCAGATAGCGATCAATGGCGGCGCGCCAGGTGCGGGTGACCTGCTCGACATAAGCCGGGCTGCGCTGACGACCTTCAATTTTGACCGAAGCGACATTAGCGGCAAACAGCTGGGGCAGCATGGATAGAGTATTGAGGCTGGTGGGCTCTTCCAGCGCGTGATAGCGTTTGGTCTGACCGTCAATGTCGGCATGAAAACGGCCTTTGCACAAGGTCGGATATCCTGCATTTTCCCCATCGGCATAACGGTCAATCAGGATCTCGTTGAGGCGCGATTCAAGACCGCTATCGGTCTGTTGCCAGCGCACATATTTGGCCGGCGAGCAGGCCCCGACCGTATTGGGTGACTCACCGGTCAGGTAAGATGAAAGATAACAACGCCCTTCTGACATGATGCACAGACTGCCAAAGGCGAATACTTCCAGTTCGACCCCTTGAGGTACGGTGCGCGACAGTTGCTTCACCTGATGAATCGACAAGACCCGTGGCAGCACCACGCGTTTGACGTTGAAATGATGATGGTAATATTCAATCGCTTTGACGTTAGTGGCTGAAGCCTGTACTGACAGGTGCAGTTCAATCCCCGGATAGTGCTCTGCGGCGTAATCGAGCAGCGCAACATCGGCGATAATCAGCGCATCGACGCCGAGAGAGGCCGCCTGATCCACCGCCCGGGTCCAGCGTTCGAACCCTTGCGGATGGGCAAATGTGTTCAGAGCGATGTGCATTTTTTTACCGTGGTCATGCACATACTGGCTGGCTTTTTCCAGTTTTTTATCACTGAAGTTGAGGCCGGCAAAATGGCGGGCATTGGTATCGTCTTTGAAGCCGAGATATACCGCGTCGGCACCGCAGTCAATGGCCGTTTTTAAGGCTGGCAGGTTGCCTGCCGGACAGAGAAGTTCCATTGCTCAGGTCTGTTGGCTAAGGAAAAGAACCGGCATTTTAGGCACAAACAGCGCCGACGGATTTGATGTAGGGCAGGTTTGCGGCGATTCGGGGTAAATATCTGTACCGCTATCAGTCACTTGTCCGCTGAGGTATGCTTCTGCTGCGGTACGGTCGCTGCGGTGTAGCGTGCGCAGGTATAGAGTGCAGCCTGCTGCAGACCTCAACCGCCGGCCTGGGCGCGAGGGCTTATTTGGTCAGCGGCCGGTGGCGACGATTTTGCGAGAACAGCTCTTCCACTTCATGGCGAGGCTGCGGGCGGTAGAAATGAAAGCCCTGAATGGAATGGCAATTGAGATTCGACAGCAGGGTGGCCTGTGGTTGGGTTTCCACCCCCTCCGCCACTACGGTCAGATTCAGTGATTTACCCAGATTGATGATGTTTTCAATCACTGTGACCTGCTTTGGCAGAGTGTCAATATCGGCGATGAAGGCACGGTCAATTTTGAGCTCATCGATTGGAAAACGAGCCAGGTAGGCTAAAGAAGAATAGCCGGTACCAAAGTCATCAATCGACAGGGCAAAGCCGAGTTTTTTTATCGCATTGAGCATTTGCAGGGTATGTTCGCTGTCACTCATTACCGCACTTTCTGTCAGCTCGAACGTGATACAGTTTGGGTCTAGTTGGGTAGTGCGCAGTAATTTTTCCAGGTAATCAATCAGCTGCGGGTTACCAAACTGCTCAGGGGAGATATTAATTGCCACCCGGCCAGGGAGGATGCCCTGTTGTTTCCAGCGTTTCACTGTGGCGAATACCTCACGCATCACCACCCGGCCTAAATGCTCAATCAGGCCGGCTTTTTCAGCCACGGGAATAAAGGCGCCCGGGCTGATGTAGCCTTCAACCGGGTGTTTCCAGCGTACCAGTGCTTCTGCGCCATTAATGCTGAAATCACGCGCGTTAACCTTAGGTTGATACCACACTTCCAGACCATTTTGCTGCAACGCTTTTTGCAGTTCGATTTCCAGCCATAAACGCATCCGCGCTTCTTTGTTCATCTGATCGTTAAACTTGATCAAACGGTTACGGCCGCGGTCTTTGGCTTCATACATCGCCGTATCGGCGTTTTGCAGCAGGATACGCGCATCGTTGCCATCGCCGGGATAGTGCACGCTGCCGATAGAGCAGGCCAGGCGCTTACTGAAATGGTGCAGGTCAAACGGTTGGTTGATAAGCGCAATGATACGTTCTGCCAGCAGGTCGGCGGAGCGATTATTCTCTGGCTGCGGCAGGATCAGACCGAATTCGTCTCCGCCCAGATGGCCGAGGACCGCATGGGGCGGAACCAGACGTTTCAGGCGGGAGGAGACTTCTTTGATCACCTTGTCACCAATGTGGTGGCCGAGCGAATCATTGATGTTTTTAAAGTTATCAATGTCGAGATAGAGCATCACCAGCGGGGTATCATTGTGAATAAGCTGCTCAAGGCGCTTGGTGAAGCCAAGACGGTTAGACAGCCCGGTCAGAGTGTCGATATGCAGGTCTGTCTGCGTGGTAGCAGACAACTGTTTACTGACCTGATCGCCATCCTGAATCAGGATCAGCTGCGAATGGCTGCCCAGTAATCGGGTCGGACTGGCATTGAGCTGCACCTTACGTTCAAAGCCGCAGCGCGGCCCGGTCAGACAACTGAGCGGCGCTTCTGACAGCAACAGTCCGAGTGGTGTATTAAAGACGGCTTTGGTTTTCTCATCGACAAACAGGCGCGACAGTTCTTCGCCGAGTAATTCGGTGGCGGTGTCAAAACCGAGTAAACGAGCTGAAGCCGGATTGGCGGAAATGATGCAATCCTCTTCCACCAACAGTAAGCCATCCGGCAGCAGGGCGGTGAGGGTAGAGAATTTATTTTCCGACTCTTCCAGAGAGCGGATCAGGATCTGCTTTTCTGAGGTATCGATGGCGTGGAAAACAATGTATTCAATCTGATTGTCATTGCTGATCGGCGACAGGGAAAAGTGCAGACTGGTTTCCAGATCCAGCTCATGCAGCGTCACTTCCGCTTCGAGGTTTTCGCCATTAAACGCACGTTGATAGTAGGGTTTGAGATGTTGATAGAACTGCTCGCCTAATACTTGAACGTCATCCATCCCTACCAGTTCTGCAGACGGTAGTCCGGCGATGTCACAATAGCGCTCGTTGACCAGCACATACTTATGTTGATGGTCGAGCAAAGCAAAAAAGAACGGACTATTCGACGTCATTTTTGCAAACCAGTGCTGTATATTTTGCGAAGGCATGTGCGAAAGCATCAAGATACTACCAACTGTCCATAGCGCGTACTATTCATTGAATGTGTTACTTTGACAAGAAACCTTAACTATAACTTTGATTCCTGTTACTGGAAAGCTCCCCGGGCGGTGGGTTTTTTTGATGTATAACAGGAATTGCTGCAATTATATCCATTATGATTGCGCCATTCTTGCATAAAAAGTAACGGATATTTCGCGTGATTAACAAGATTCGCACCCAACTGGTTCAAAATGCTGCTTCAATTTTGCGATCTCCGATCGATTTATTACCTCACTCAGTACAAAAAAACGCCTTATTACAGGTGTTGCAACGGGTTTTCCATGAAGCTCTGCAGGACGGCGAGTTTGAGTTTCTGCAAGGAAAGTGGCTCAAAATTGAGATTTGTGACCTGGGTCTACGTTGGTTTATCAGTTTTGAGAATGAACGTCTGATTGTTGCAGATAACGTCAA from Vibrio ostreae encodes the following:
- the ubiU gene encoding ubiquinone anaerobic biosynthesis protein UbiU, whose amino-acid sequence is MELLCPAGNLPALKTAIDCGADAVYLGFKDDTNARHFAGLNFSDKKLEKASQYVHDHGKKMHIALNTFAHPQGFERWTRAVDQAASLGVDALIIADVALLDYAAEHYPGIELHLSVQASATNVKAIEYYHHHFNVKRVVLPRVLSIHQVKQLSRTVPQGVELEVFAFGSLCIMSEGRCYLSSYLTGESPNTVGACSPAKYVRWQQTDSGLESRLNEILIDRYADGENAGYPTLCKGRFHADIDGQTKRYHALEEPTSLNTLSMLPQLFAANVASVKIEGRQRSPAYVEQVTRTWRAAIDRYLAAPERYQVDSQWEKTLANVSEGSQTTLGAYHRQWQ
- a CDS encoding bifunctional diguanylate cyclase/phosphodiesterase codes for the protein MPSQNIQHWFAKMTSNSPFFFALLDHQHKYVLVNERYCDIAGLPSAELVGMDDVQVLGEQFYQHLKPYYQRAFNGENLEAEVTLHELDLETSLHFSLSPISNDNQIEYIVFHAIDTSEKQILIRSLEESENKFSTLTALLPDGLLLVEEDCIISANPASARLLGFDTATELLGEELSRLFVDEKTKAVFNTPLGLLLSEAPLSCLTGPRCGFERKVQLNASPTRLLGSHSQLILIQDGDQVSKQLSATTQTDLHIDTLTGLSNRLGFTKRLEQLIHNDTPLVMLYLDIDNFKNINDSLGHHIGDKVIKEVSSRLKRLVPPHAVLGHLGGDEFGLILPQPENNRSADLLAERIIALINQPFDLHHFSKRLACSIGSVHYPGDGNDARILLQNADTAMYEAKDRGRNRLIKFNDQMNKEARMRLWLEIELQKALQQNGLEVWYQPKVNARDFSINGAEALVRWKHPVEGYISPGAFIPVAEKAGLIEHLGRVVMREVFATVKRWKQQGILPGRVAINISPEQFGNPQLIDYLEKLLRTTQLDPNCITFELTESAVMSDSEHTLQMLNAIKKLGFALSIDDFGTGYSSLAYLARFPIDELKIDRAFIADIDTLPKQVTVIENIINLGKSLNLTVVAEGVETQPQATLLSNLNCHSIQGFHFYRPQPRHEVEELFSQNRRHRPLTK